A part of Ziziphus jujuba cultivar Dongzao chromosome 8, ASM3175591v1 genomic DNA contains:
- the LOC132805034 gene encoding uncharacterized protein LOC132805034: MLLKVDKSLLMLSMYICRLYFIMAPKRNLRRQPKKGVKKVESKRRGGSTAAAPDSKRQRTTRQKSKSETESTKLRGHVPLSSPPSDMPIDAPKERMLQDADIDKGCC; the protein is encoded by the exons atgttgttaaaggtagataaaagtttattaatgttgtcaatgtacatttgtaggttgtactttataatggcaccaaagaggaacttgcgacgtcaaccgaagaagggagttaagaaggtggaaagtaagagacgcggtggtagcacagcagcagcacccgactctaagcgtcaacgtactactaggcagaaatccaaatctgagacggaaagcaccaaacttcgagggcacgttccactttcctctcccccatctgatatg cccatcgatgctccaaaggaacggatgttgcaggatgccgatataGATAAag GATGCTGTTAG
- the LOC125421500 gene encoding ankyrin repeat-containing protein ITN1-like, producing MTRTRRTALHVAAMAGHTEIVETLVENMSPEDLEIKDSSGFTALTAAISYNANIKIAECMVKKNKKLPTVVDELCMPVVWAFRYCHIEMARYLYSVASIESLLSDDDNRAHAAGLINQAIMTKCYDVALHLLQHCPQLATTADTAGIAIVIDGDRVIKEIYTKPPTNPNMSSGFKKIYEMKLIHIQTSELLRRMCDEIKKLDETQMSRPDIITTLFEAVEKGNFEFVRSIFKSSPDLEEVYGFHERNIFMAAIRCRQAKLFSLIHGVRSKLKATNHRDRDSNNMLHMAGLSLPHPQLDRIAGAALQMQRELQWFKEVESVVPPWTYEHINSESLTPRQLFTREHKQLLSDGEKWMKETATSCTVVGALIVTIMFAATFTVPGGNDEGTGYPKFLDNKTFMLFIKSDAISLFSSTTSVLMFLGILTSTYDEDDFLKSLPKKLMIGLGTLFLSIAAMMISFCAAVSVMLDDKKSWLAFFIISLAGIPITLFVLMQFPLLIEIYLSTYRPNIFNRKP from the exons ATGACACGTACAAGGAGGACGGCCCTTCATGTTGCGGCCATGGCTGGACATACAGAAATTGTGGAGACATTGGTGGAGAACATGTCACCAGAAGACTTGGAAATAAAAGACTCAAGTGGTTTTACAGCTCTTACAGCAGCTATTAGTTACAATGCAAATATCAAAATAGCCGAATGCATGgttaaaaagaacaagaaattacCAACCGTGGTTGATGAATTGTGTATGCCTGTGGTATGGGCCTTTCGGTATTGTCATATTGAAATGGCTCGTTATCTATATTCAGTCGCATCGATAGAATCATTATTGTCGGACGACGACAATCGTGCACATGCTGCTGGGCTCATAAACCAAGCAATAATGACGAAATGTTACG ATGTCGCTTTGCATCTTCTGCAGCATTGTCCACAGTTGGCCACAACTGCTGACACAGCTGGAATTG CTATAGTTATAGATGGAGACCGTGTCATTAAAGAGATATATACAAAACCCCCCACCAATCCTAATATGAGCTCAG GGTTCaagaaaatatatgaaatgaaaTTGATCCACATTCAAACCTCTGAACTTCTACGGCGAATGTGCgacgaaataaaaaaattagatgaaaCCCAAATGTCAAGACCAGATATTATAACAACACTTTTTGAAGCTGTGGAAAAgggaaattttgaatttgttagAAGTATATTTAAGTCAAGTCCAGATCTAGAGGAGGTCTACGGTTTCCATGAGAGGAATATATTTATGGCTGCAATTCGTTGTCGCCAGGCAAAACTTTTTAGCCTTATTCATGGAGTTCGCTCCAAATTAAAAGCAACAAATCATAGAGATCGAGATTCTAATAACATGCTACATATGGCTGGCTTATCATTGCCTCACCCACAGCTTGATCGTATTGCAGGAGCTGCTTTACAAATGCAGAGAGAATTACAATGGTTTAAG gaggtgGAGTCAGTTGTACCTCCATGGACATATGAACACATAAACTCTGAGTCCTTGACACCAAGACAACTATTTACAAGGGAACACAAACAATTGTTATCTGATGGAGAAAAATGGATGAAAGAGACAGCAACATCATGTACTGTTGTTGGTGCACTCATTGTTACAATCATGTTTGCTGCAACATTTACTGTTCCTGGTGGGAATGATGAAGGAACTGGTTACCCAAAGTTTCTTGATAACAAAACATTCATGCTCTTCATCAAATCAGATGCAATCTCACTTTTCTCTTCCACTACTTCAGTTTTAATGTTCTTGGGAATCCTCACTTCAACGTATGATGAAGATGATTTCCTCAAATCTTTGCCTAAGAAGCTCATGATTGGCCTTGGCACACTTTTCCTCTCTATTGCTGCAATGATGATATCTTTCTGTGCTGCTGTTTCTGTGATGCttgatgataagaaatcttggCTTgcgttttttataatttctctgGCTGGTATTCCAattactttatttgttttgatgCAATTCCCTCTTCTTATTGAGATTTACCTTTCTACTTATAGACCTAATATCTTTAATAGGAAGCCAtag